In Candidatus Promineifilum breve, one genomic interval encodes:
- the hypE gene encoding hydrogenase expression/formation protein HypE produces the protein MSVEQTPPLEGPVCPLPLRHDEKIVMGHGSGGRMSHDLIGRLFQRPFDNPALRAGDDAGIVTVPPGRLAVSTDSHVVTPLFFPGGDIGRLAVCGTVNDLAMMGATPLYLTAGFILEEGLDVAVLARVVESMQAAAAEAGVQIIAGDTKVVQRGKADGLYINTAGVGALAHDRQIGGAQARPGDVVILSGPMGDHGIAVLGARGDLGFDADVASDVAPLNQLVAAMLAADPSMNGVHVLRDPTRGGVATTLNEIARQSDVAVVLDERAMPVRPAVAAACEMLGFDPLYIANEGKLLAVVDPAAAESVLAAMRATRYGEEAVVIGRVQATPAGRVLLRTTIGSTRVVDMLAGEILPRIC, from the coding sequence ATGAGCGTTGAACAAACCCCACCACTTGAAGGCCCCGTCTGTCCCCTGCCGCTGCGCCACGACGAGAAGATCGTCATGGGCCACGGCAGCGGCGGCCGGATGAGCCACGACCTGATCGGGCGGCTGTTCCAGCGGCCGTTCGACAACCCCGCCCTGCGCGCCGGCGATGATGCCGGCATCGTCACTGTGCCGCCCGGCCGCCTGGCCGTCAGCACCGACTCCCACGTCGTCACGCCGCTATTCTTTCCCGGCGGCGACATCGGCCGCCTGGCGGTGTGCGGCACGGTCAACGACCTGGCGATGATGGGGGCGACCCCGCTCTATCTGACGGCCGGGTTCATCCTGGAAGAGGGGCTGGACGTGGCCGTGCTGGCCCGCGTGGTCGAGTCGATGCAGGCCGCGGCGGCCGAGGCCGGGGTGCAGATCATCGCCGGCGATACCAAAGTCGTGCAGCGCGGCAAGGCCGATGGGCTGTACATCAACACCGCCGGCGTCGGCGCGCTGGCCCACGACCGGCAGATCGGCGGGGCGCAGGCGCGGCCGGGCGACGTGGTCATCCTTTCCGGGCCGATGGGCGACCACGGCATCGCCGTGCTGGGCGCGCGCGGCGATCTGGGCTTTGACGCCGATGTCGCCAGCGACGTGGCCCCGCTCAATCAGTTGGTGGCGGCCATGCTGGCCGCCGATCCGTCCATGAATGGCGTCCACGTCTTGCGCGACCCGACGCGCGGCGGCGTGGCGACGACGCTGAACGAGATCGCCCGGCAGTCGGACGTGGCCGTGGTGCTCGATGAGCGGGCCATGCCGGTGCGGCCGGCCGTGGCCGCGGCCTGCGAGATGCTCGGTTTTGACCCGCTCTACATCGCCAACGAGGGCAAGCTGCTGGCCGTGGTTGACCCGGCGGCGGCCGAGAGTGTGTTGGCGGCCATGCGGGCCACGCGCTACGGCGAGGAAGCGGTCGTCATCGGCCGGGTACAGGCCACGCCGGCCGGTCGGGTTTTACTGCGCACAACCATCGGCAGCACGCGGGTGGTGGATATGCTGGCCGGCGAGATCTTGCCGCGTATTTGCTGA
- a CDS encoding DUF5655 domain-containing protein, which yields MSSVDEATQTQIRNIQPSTATRIDVGINLKGVEPAGRLEKSGSFNSMVSHRVRLSNANEVDDELIGWLRGAYETA from the coding sequence ATGAGCAGCGTCGACGAGGCAACCCAGACCCAGATTCGCAACATCCAACCCTCGACGGCCACGCGCATTGACGTGGGCATCAACCTGAAGGGCGTTGAACCGGCCGGTCGTCTGGAGAAATCGGGCAGCTTCAACTCGATGGTCAGCCACCGCGTGCGCCTGAGCAATGCCAATGAGGTCGATGACGAATTGATCGGCTGGTTGCGCGGGGCCTACGAGACGGCCTGA
- a CDS encoding type II toxin-antitoxin system HicB family antitoxin yields the protein MNTMYYKGYPARIEYSEEDGCFVGHIVGINDIVGFHGTSVSELRTAFEEAVDDYLDTCAKLGRAPQKPYSGNLMLRIPPEVHAAVARAAEVRGESINHWAAEALAEQASK from the coding sequence ATGAACACAATGTATTACAAAGGCTATCCGGCGCGAATTGAATATAGTGAAGAGGACGGTTGCTTTGTCGGCCATATCGTCGGCATCAACGACATCGTTGGATTTCATGGCACGTCGGTCAGCGAATTGCGGACCGCCTTCGAGGAGGCAGTGGACGATTATTTAGATACTTGCGCAAAACTTGGGCGCGCCCCCCAAAAGCCATACTCAGGTAACCTGATGCTGCGTATTCCGCCGGAAGTTCACGCGGCTGTGGCCCGCGCGGCCGAGGTTCGCGGCGAAAGCATCAACCATTGGGCGGCTGAGGCGCTGGCGGAACAGGCTTCGAAATAA
- a CDS encoding MmcQ/YjbR family DNA-binding protein: protein MSEQQIERVRRLCLALPETSEKLSHGEPTFFVVKKVFVMFANNHHDDGRIAVWLPVPPGAQPALIASSPEAYFRPPYVGHRGWVGIELGRISDDDLNYHIQVAWELIAPKRLLARRDNLP, encoded by the coding sequence TTGAGCGAGCAACAGATCGAACGGGTGCGCCGCCTCTGCCTGGCCCTGCCGGAGACAAGCGAGAAGCTATCCCACGGCGAGCCGACTTTTTTCGTCGTCAAGAAAGTGTTCGTCATGTTCGCCAACAACCACCACGACGACGGCCGTATCGCCGTGTGGCTGCCCGTGCCGCCCGGCGCGCAGCCGGCGTTGATCGCCTCGTCGCCCGAGGCTTATTTCCGGCCGCCCTACGTCGGGCATCGAGGCTGGGTGGGCATCGAATTGGGGCGGATCAGCGATGATGATTTGAATTATCATATCCAGGTCGCCTGGGAACTGATTGCCCCCAAACGATTGTTGGCGAGGAGGGATAACCTGCCATGA
- a CDS encoding winged helix DNA-binding domain-containing protein: MTSLIVLRRLTTQRLIGPQFATPADAVSFFGAVQGQDLLPAMWALGLRVRDATEALIEQATFDRQLVRTWPLRNTVHFVAPADIRWMLELSAPRALKENARQRELGLDEATFAQARRIIDHALRDGQPQPRQVLRQALDDAGVSTEGQRGIHILGRLAQEGLICMGPRAGKQPTFVLIDAWIPPAKPLTRDEALAELARRYFISHGPATIQDYIWWCGLAAAEARAGLEMVKSQLAHETIGKQVYWFDPATNVGDIAPSPVAHLLPFLDEYVVAYKDRGAIAPPAYNKLVDSGNIIFHQPILIEGRMVGIWTRKLNKDSVVISTQYFRPLAADEEDALRAAGQRYGTFLGLTAEFAPPQFVDSSRSLP, from the coding sequence ATGACTTCTCTAATCGTATTACGTCGCCTGACTACTCAACGCCTCATCGGCCCCCAATTCGCCACCCCAGCCGACGCCGTCTCCTTCTTCGGCGCGGTGCAGGGGCAGGACCTGCTGCCGGCGATGTGGGCCCTCGGCCTGCGCGTGCGCGACGCGACCGAAGCGCTCATTGAGCAAGCCACCTTCGACCGCCAACTCGTCCGCACCTGGCCCTTGCGCAACACGGTTCACTTCGTGGCCCCGGCTGACATCCGTTGGATGCTCGAACTGTCGGCTCCGCGGGCCTTGAAAGAGAACGCCCGCCAGCGGGAATTGGGGCTGGACGAAGCGACCTTTGCCCAGGCCCGCCGGATCATCGACCACGCCCTGCGCGACGGCCAGCCGCAGCCGCGCCAGGTCTTGCGCCAGGCGTTGGACGACGCCGGCGTTTCCACCGAAGGGCAGCGCGGCATCCACATCCTCGGCCGTCTGGCCCAGGAAGGATTGATCTGCATGGGGCCGCGGGCGGGCAAGCAGCCTACCTTCGTGCTGATTGACGCCTGGATACCGCCGGCCAAGCCGCTGACCCGCGACGAGGCGCTGGCCGAACTAGCCCGGCGCTACTTCATCAGCCACGGCCCGGCGACCATCCAGGATTACATCTGGTGGTGCGGGCTGGCCGCGGCCGAGGCCCGCGCCGGGCTGGAGATGGTCAAGTCACAACTGGCCCACGAGACAATCGGCAAGCAAGTGTATTGGTTTGATCCCGCCACGAATGTTGGTGACATTGCCCCGTCGCCGGTTGCCCATTTGTTGCCGTTCCTCGACGAGTATGTGGTGGCCTATAAGGATCGCGGGGCCATAGCGCCGCCGGCGTACAACAAGCTGGTCGATTCGGGCAACATCATCTTCCATCAGCCCATCCTGATCGAAGGCCGGATGGTCGGCATCTGGACGCGCAAGTTGAACAAGGATTCGGTCGTCATCTCGACCCAGTACTTCCGCCCGCTGGCTGCGGATGAGGAAGATGCGCTGCGCGCCGCCGGGCAACGCTACGGCACATTCCTCGGCCTGACGGCCGAGTTCGCTCCACCGCAATTCGTAGATAGTTCGAGGTCACTGCCTTGA
- a CDS encoding tetratricopeptide repeat protein — protein sequence MAGKKRSKKAEDDDLEAVNLPPIFADPIGAEKALFELGKILDQQDFSSEKELNDFLQNLIVRGQPLPSLAPSTPLEEAQEVMYEAWTTLSPTRRIKLAKKALSISKDCADAYVLLAEESAKSFPEAIRLYEQGVAAGERAIGLDEFQEYVGVFWGVLETRPYMRAREGLASALWAMGDTEAAIDHFQDMLRLNPDDNQGIRYYLLSLYLEAENDAALQELLKRYKNDYSAQWFYTQALVAFRKYGDGIRSSKKLRAALDYNPFVPPYLLGRKRLPKEQGPYISPGNEDEAIDYASDGLRFWHETPGALDWLRTTVDKSNP from the coding sequence ATGGCCGGTAAAAAGCGGAGCAAGAAGGCTGAGGATGATGATCTTGAAGCCGTCAATTTGCCACCAATTTTCGCAGACCCCATAGGAGCAGAGAAAGCACTGTTTGAATTAGGCAAAATTTTGGATCAGCAAGATTTTTCCTCAGAGAAAGAGCTGAACGACTTCCTGCAAAACCTGATTGTGAGGGGCCAACCGCTGCCATCCCTGGCGCCAAGCACCCCACTTGAGGAAGCGCAGGAAGTCATGTATGAAGCCTGGACTACTCTCTCCCCGACGCGGCGGATCAAGCTGGCAAAGAAGGCGCTCTCGATCTCGAAGGATTGCGCCGATGCCTACGTGTTGTTAGCGGAAGAGTCGGCCAAATCATTTCCAGAGGCTATCCGGTTGTATGAGCAGGGCGTGGCCGCCGGGGAACGCGCCATCGGGCTAGATGAATTCCAGGAGTACGTGGGTGTTTTTTGGGGCGTACTCGAGACCAGACCTTATATGCGGGCCAGGGAGGGATTAGCCTCGGCGCTATGGGCAATGGGGGATACAGAAGCAGCTATCGACCATTTCCAGGACATGCTCCGGCTCAATCCCGACGATAATCAGGGAATCCGGTATTATTTGCTCAGTCTCTACCTCGAAGCCGAGAATGATGCCGCCTTACAGGAACTTCTTAAACGGTACAAGAACGACTACAGCGCGCAATGGTTCTATACCCAGGCGCTCGTCGCCTTCCGAAAGTATGGCGACGGCATACGGTCTAGTAAGAAATTACGCGCGGCTCTCGACTATAACCCCTTCGTGCCGCCATATTTGTTGGGTCGCAAGCGGTTGCCAAAAGAACAAGGGCCTTATATTAGCCCCGGAAACGAGGATGAGGCCATTGATTACGCCTCCGATGGGCTACGCTTCTGGCACGAGACTCCCGGCGCACTGGACTGGTTGCGGACTACAGTTGACAAAAGTAACCCGTGA
- a CDS encoding ClbS/DfsB family four-helix bundle protein, with product MILVVAEAKEQFMSIPVEGQKDQLINNLERVRNDLIDAATSLSSDKRDEVFLGVWNVQHLIAHLIGWDHTNIRAAKDVLADQLPQFYAHHDRDWRTYNAELVAKYLQDNWDGLLSAAADSHHQLMAFLREIPAEEFDRDRGIRFRGWKVTIARLLQAEAEDEATHAKQVTDFRQRIEGQVQHRDGPVG from the coding sequence ATGATCCTTGTCGTCGCTGAAGCCAAGGAACAATTTATGAGCATCCCAGTTGAAGGGCAAAAAGATCAGCTAATAAATAATCTTGAGCGCGTCAGGAACGATCTCATCGACGCGGCAACCTCTTTGTCATCCGATAAGCGCGACGAAGTTTTCCTCGGCGTTTGGAACGTCCAACACCTGATCGCCCACCTGATTGGCTGGGACCACACCAATATCCGGGCGGCCAAAGATGTCCTCGCCGACCAACTGCCCCAATTCTACGCCCACCACGACCGCGATTGGCGCACCTACAACGCCGAACTCGTCGCCAAATATTTACAGGATAATTGGGACGGCTTGCTGTCCGCCGCGGCCGATTCCCACCATCAACTGATGGCCTTTCTGCGAGAGATACCGGCCGAGGAGTTCGACCGCGACCGTGGTATTCGTTTCCGCGGCTGGAAGGTGACCATCGCCCGGCTTTTGCAAGCCGAGGCCGAGGATGAAGCGACCCATGCCAAACAGGTAACCGATTTTAGGCAACGAATCGAAGGTCAAGTGCAACATCGTGACGGTCCCGTCGGGTAG
- a CDS encoding type II toxin-antitoxin system Phd/YefM family antitoxin, whose protein sequence is MTIELTYSQARANLAQLLNEVTENRDIVIIRRRHGEDAALIAASELTSLLETAYLLRSPANAERLLTALNDALQGEGRPMNLMELRAEVGLDGEAA, encoded by the coding sequence ATGACCATTGAGCTAACTTATAGTCAAGCACGAGCCAACCTAGCCCAACTGCTAAATGAGGTGACGGAGAATCGAGACATCGTGATCATCCGCCGCCGTCATGGAGAAGACGCCGCGCTCATCGCCGCCTCGGAACTGACCAGCCTGCTGGAGACCGCCTACCTGCTGCGCTCGCCGGCCAACGCCGAACGGCTACTGACGGCGCTCAACGACGCGCTGCAAGGCGAGGGGCGGCCGATGAACCTCATGGAACTTCGCGCCGAGGTGGGTCTCGATGGCGAAGCAGCGTGA
- a CDS encoding Txe/YoeB family addiction module toxin has translation MAKQREAVFHPHFIEDLRYWVQTDRKLALRTLALVEEVLRDPFQGTGKPEPLKYLAPNTWSRRLTQEHRIVYLVQEERIVFLQGRYHYS, from the coding sequence ATGGCGAAGCAGCGTGAGGCGGTATTCCATCCCCATTTCATCGAAGACTTGCGCTATTGGGTGCAGACCGACCGCAAGCTGGCGCTACGGACGCTGGCCCTGGTCGAAGAAGTGCTGCGCGATCCCTTTCAAGGAACCGGCAAGCCCGAACCGCTGAAGTATCTCGCGCCGAATACGTGGTCGCGGCGGTTGACGCAGGAGCATCGGATTGTGTATTTGGTTCAGGAAGAGAGGATTGTTTTTTTGCAGGGGCGGTATCATTATTCCTAG
- a CDS encoding DUF433 domain-containing protein has product MNERIEINPAVMMGKPVIRDTRITVELIVRKLSEGATEADLLDAYPRLVVEDIRAALAYAAVNFAHETIVL; this is encoded by the coding sequence ATGAATGAGCGAATTGAGATCAATCCGGCGGTGATGATGGGTAAACCGGTGATTCGTGATACGCGCATTACAGTCGAGTTGATCGTGCGAAAATTGAGCGAAGGCGCAACTGAAGCTGATCTCTTGGATGCCTATCCTCGTTTGGTTGTGGAAGATATTCGGGCGGCTTTGGCTTATGCCGCTGTTAATTTCGCTCACGAGACGATCGTTCTTTAA
- a CDS encoding adenine deaminase has product MTNRQPWHAMTQDLVAVAMGRKHADMVICNGRWVNVHSGEILPGTDVAVIGGRIAYVGPNAGHCIGPNTKLIEAKQRYLVPGLCDAHMHVESGMVTVTEFARAVIPHGTTSMFIDPHEIANVLGLPGVRLMHDEAATLPINVYVQMPSCVPSAPGLETPGAAIGPDEVAEAMTWPGIIGLGEMMNFPGVYRGDDKMHAEMAATMRAGKVIGGHYAAPDLGRAFHGYVAGGPADDHEGTRLEDAVARVRQGMKAMLRLGSAWYDVAAQVKAITELGLDSRNFILCTDDCHSGTLVGEGHMDRVVRHAIACGLRPITAIQMATLNTALHFGVEKDIGSITPGRYADVVITSDLSALPVEMVIAHGEVLAERGRIAVEIPAYGYPDLALGTVRLGKRLGAGDFDVPVPTVEEEGRGAGGQGSRGEEEPSSRKLSPPPNSCRVRVIGVVENQAPTKALERELPVIDGVIQPDAAQDVGRIALVERHRATGGVTNGFVSGFGFNAPCAVASTVAHDSHHMIVVGTDAADMARAANRLGEVGGGVVVYKDGQEIALVELPIAGLMSAERAEVVAAKAERMVEAFVACGCTLHNAFMQLSLLALVVIPELRISDKGIVDVRAFEVVPLVVS; this is encoded by the coding sequence ATGACCAACCGACAACCCTGGCACGCCATGACCCAAGACCTCGTCGCCGTGGCGATGGGGCGCAAACATGCTGACATGGTGATCTGCAACGGCCGCTGGGTCAACGTCCACAGCGGCGAAATCCTGCCCGGCACCGACGTGGCCGTCATCGGCGGGCGCATCGCCTACGTGGGGCCAAACGCCGGCCACTGCATCGGCCCCAACACCAAACTCATTGAGGCCAAACAGCGCTACCTCGTGCCCGGCCTGTGCGACGCCCACATGCACGTCGAGAGCGGCATGGTCACCGTGACCGAGTTCGCCCGCGCCGTCATCCCCCACGGCACGACGAGCATGTTCATCGACCCGCACGAGATCGCCAACGTGCTGGGCCTGCCGGGGGTGCGCCTGATGCACGACGAGGCGGCCACGCTGCCGATCAACGTCTACGTCCAGATGCCCAGTTGCGTGCCCAGCGCGCCGGGGCTGGAGACGCCCGGCGCAGCCATCGGCCCGGACGAGGTGGCCGAGGCCATGACCTGGCCGGGCATCATTGGCCTGGGGGAGATGATGAACTTCCCCGGCGTCTATCGGGGCGACGACAAGATGCACGCCGAGATGGCGGCCACCATGCGGGCGGGCAAGGTCATCGGTGGCCATTACGCCGCGCCCGACCTCGGCCGCGCTTTCCACGGCTACGTGGCCGGCGGCCCGGCCGACGATCACGAGGGCACGCGGCTGGAAGATGCCGTGGCCCGTGTGCGGCAGGGTATGAAGGCCATGCTGCGCCTCGGCTCGGCCTGGTATGACGTGGCCGCACAGGTGAAGGCCATCACCGAACTGGGGCTGGACAGCCGCAATTTCATCCTCTGCACCGACGACTGCCACTCCGGCACGCTGGTGGGCGAGGGGCACATGGATCGCGTGGTGCGCCATGCCATCGCCTGCGGGCTGCGGCCGATCACCGCCATCCAGATGGCGACGCTCAACACGGCGCTGCACTTCGGCGTGGAGAAGGACATCGGCAGCATCACCCCCGGCCGCTATGCAGACGTGGTCATCACCAGCGATCTGAGTGCTTTGCCGGTGGAGATGGTGATCGCTCATGGCGAGGTGCTGGCCGAGAGAGGGCGCATCGCCGTTGAGATTCCGGCCTATGGTTATCCCGACTTGGCTTTGGGGACGGTGAGGTTGGGAAAGCGGTTGGGGGCGGGGGATTTTGACGTTCCTGTGCCGACTGTCGAGGAAGAGGGCAGGGGAGCAGGGGGGCAGGGGAGCAGGGGTGAAGAAGAGCCGTCATCAAGGAAGCTCTCGCCTCCGCCAAACTCCTGCCGAGTGCGCGTCATCGGTGTTGTAGAAAATCAAGCGCCTACTAAGGCACTTGAAAGGGAACTTCCTGTGATCGACGGGGTGATCCAGCCGGACGCGGCGCAAGACGTGGGCCGGATCGCCCTCGTAGAACGCCACCGGGCCACGGGCGGGGTGACCAACGGTTTCGTCAGCGGCTTTGGCTTCAACGCGCCGTGCGCCGTCGCCAGCACGGTGGCCCACGACAGCCACCATATGATCGTCGTCGGCACGGACGCGGCCGACATGGCCCGCGCCGCCAACCGGCTGGGCGAGGTCGGCGGCGGGGTGGTGGTCTATAAGGACGGGCAGGAGATCGCCCTGGTGGAGCTGCCCATTGCCGGCCTGATGAGCGCCGAGCGGGCCGAGGTCGTGGCCGCCAAGGCCGAGCGGATGGTCGAGGCGTTCGTTGCATGCGGCTGCACGCTGCACAACGCCTTTATGCAGTTGAGTTTGCTGGCGCTGGTGGTGATTCCGGAGTTAAGGATATCGGATAAGGGGATTGTGGATGTTAGGGCGTTTGAGGTGGTGCCGTTGGTCGTCAGTTAA
- a CDS encoding c-type cytochrome, whose amino-acid sequence MKKVLKWLGILLAGLVGLLLIVFLVGFLLSERRIDKTYTLDDESLTLPTDAASLTEGQRLVSIRGCVDCHEPDFGGGAFIDDPMIGTFAAANLTSGEGSATAGYTVADWEQAIRHGVGADGHSLIIMPSYEFAGLSDEQVAQMVAYLTSLPPVDRVAAEPQLGPLGRALFVMNQLPLLPAEMVDHSAAHPAAFPAEASVEYGRYMAATCTGCHMPNLAGGVVPGSAPGDLPSANLTPAGNLGHWTLEDFQRTLRDGVTPEGKELDPAVMPWPLTAQMTEVELEALWLYLQSLPPTEPAG is encoded by the coding sequence ATGAAGAAAGTTCTTAAGTGGCTTGGTATTTTATTGGCAGGATTGGTTGGTCTGCTCCTCATTGTGTTTCTTGTCGGGTTTCTTCTCAGCGAGCGACGCATCGACAAGACCTATACCCTCGACGACGAATCGTTGACGTTGCCGACCGACGCGGCCAGTCTGACCGAAGGTCAGCGCCTGGTTTCCATCCGCGGCTGTGTTGATTGCCACGAGCCCGACTTTGGCGGTGGCGCATTCATCGACGATCCCATGATCGGGACGTTCGCCGCGGCCAATCTGACCAGCGGCGAGGGCAGCGCCACGGCCGGCTACACCGTCGCCGATTGGGAGCAGGCCATTCGCCACGGTGTCGGCGCGGATGGTCATAGCCTAATCATCATGCCCAGCTATGAGTTTGCCGGCCTGAGCGATGAACAGGTCGCCCAGATGGTGGCCTATCTGACTTCGTTGCCGCCGGTCGACCGTGTGGCGGCCGAACCGCAGCTTGGCCCCCTGGGGCGGGCCTTGTTCGTGATGAACCAGTTGCCGCTGCTGCCGGCCGAGATGGTTGACCACAGCGCCGCCCATCCCGCGGCCTTTCCGGCCGAGGCCAGCGTCGAATATGGCCGTTATATGGCCGCGACTTGCACCGGCTGCCACATGCCTAACCTGGCGGGCGGCGTGGTGCCGGGCAGCGCGCCCGGTGACCTGCCCTCGGCCAACCTGACCCCGGCCGGTAATTTGGGCCATTGGACGCTGGAGGATTTCCAACGCACGCTACGTGACGGCGTCACCCCGGAAGGCAAGGAACTCGACCCGGCGGTCATGCCCTGGCCGCTCACGGCGCAAATGACCGAGGTGGAGTTGGAGGCGTTGTGGCTCTATCTCCAGAGCTTGCCGCCGACTGAGCCGGCGGGCTAA
- a CDS encoding response regulator, giving the protein MNEIRVLIADDHPLFRKGLRTLLASMPQTVVIGEATTGREAVELAQTLEPDVLLLDLQMPDGGGLGAIRELAIRRADARILVVTLFDDDESVFTALKAGARGYVLKDADEAEMMRAIEAVAQGEAIFSPAIAARLMDYFAASRAAQPDSAFPDLTDREREILILIARGLANAQIADELSISLKTVRNHASNIFNKLHVTDRLQAALRAREAGLH; this is encoded by the coding sequence GTGAACGAAATTCGCGTGCTCATCGCCGACGATCACCCCTTGTTTCGCAAGGGGCTGCGCACCTTGCTCGCTTCGATGCCGCAGACGGTGGTCATCGGCGAGGCCACGACCGGCCGTGAAGCGGTCGAGCTGGCCCAAACCCTGGAGCCGGACGTACTGTTGCTGGATTTGCAGATGCCGGACGGCGGCGGGCTGGGGGCCATTCGCGAACTGGCGATCCGCCGGGCCGACGCGCGCATCCTGGTCGTGACGCTCTTCGACGATGACGAATCGGTGTTCACCGCCCTGAAGGCCGGGGCGCGCGGCTACGTGCTGAAGGACGCCGACGAAGCCGAGATGATGCGGGCCATCGAAGCCGTGGCCCAGGGCGAAGCCATTTTCAGCCCGGCCATCGCCGCGCGGCTGATGGACTATTTCGCCGCCTCGCGCGCCGCTCAACCCGATAGCGCCTTCCCGGATTTGACCGACCGGGAGCGCGAAATCCTGATCCTCATCGCGCGCGGCCTCGCCAATGCGCAGATCGCCGATGAATTGAGCATCAGCCTGAAGACGGTGCGCAATCACGCCTCCAATATCTTCAACAAGCTCCACGTCACCGACCGCCTGCAGGCCGCCCTCCGCGCCCGCGAGGCCGGTCTCCATTGA